In Stutzerimonas stutzeri, a genomic segment contains:
- a CDS encoding DUF3094 family protein: protein MPSRLNPEDQKLVDQYLNAPQHQVERRPFRPWLLLVLVLVVVVGLGLLSRFLSHLVL, encoded by the coding sequence ATGCCCAGCCGCCTGAATCCCGAAGACCAGAAACTTGTTGACCAGTACCTCAATGCGCCGCAGCACCAAGTTGAGCGCCGGCCCTTTCGGCCATGGCTGCTTCTAGTGCTGGTATTGGTCGTGGTCGTCGGCCTAGGCCTGTTGAGCCGCTTCCTGAGCCACCTGGTGTTATGA